The Glycine soja cultivar W05 chromosome 3, ASM419377v2, whole genome shotgun sequence genome window below encodes:
- the LOC114407537 gene encoding transcription factor bHLH149-like — translation MESLSFSLHSNLHSLTLLQHSNQNKKRRKITHQNSSALTPWTSHTEHRLYSSNLLHALRRNSNPTAALQVRAAADRVLAATAKGRTRWSRAILANPFGRWRKQRQRHHKKVKNCSANKCMKKTTPEIRRRLPAVQKKARVLGKLIPGCRKVSFPKLLEEAGDYISALEMQVRAMKALADLLPTGAPPPDPIGLS, via the coding sequence ATGGAgtctttgtctttttctttgcaCTCAAACCTCCATTCCCTTACTTTGCTGCAACATTCCAATCAAAACAAGAAGCGCCGCAAAATCACACACCAAAACTCCTCAGCTCTCACTCCCTGGACTTCCCATACCGAACACCGCCTCTACTCTTCCAACCTCCTCCACGCGCTCCGCCGCAACAGCAACCCTACCGCCGCCCTCCAAGTCCGCGCCGCCGCAGACCGCGTCCTCGCCGCCACTGCCAAAGGCCGAACTCGCTGGAGCCGCGCCATTCTCGCAAATCCGTTCGGCCGGTGGAGGAAGCAGAGGCAGAGGCACCACAAGAAGGTCAAGAACTGCTCCGCCAACAAATGTATGAAGAAGACCACGCCGGAGATTCGGAGAAGGTTACCGGCGGTGCAGAAGAAGGCGCGCGTTCTCGGAAAGTTAATCCCTGGTTGCCGGAAGGTGTCGTTCCCGAAGCTTCTAGAAGAAGCCGGTGACTATATTTCAGCGTTGGAGATGCAAGTGCGAGCCATGAAGGCTCTCGCAGACCTTCTCCCCACCGGTGCTCCGCCGCCAGATCCGATCGGTTTAAGTTGA
- the LOC114407538 gene encoding protein SUPPRESSOR OF QUENCHING 1, chloroplastic-like, giving the protein MIGEANFLGGVASVKGIKGFDTEAAKTRFFEIYLDKYAKPDSGIGFPGALELISQCKSKGLKVAVASSADRIKVDANLAAAGLPLSMFDAIVSADAFENLKPAPDIFLAASRILNVPPNECIVIEDALAGLQAAKAAQMRCIAVRTTLSDENLEPAGPTLIRDNIGSVSLDDILSGGSVGYNKRMQGSETLNNFAESSSTVLAGGLQGSRQDILRFGSLGIAISCLFFTISNWKAMQYASPKAVWNQFFGVTQPPLEQKEDNSRDDRIQQFENYISDLESRGNAQIVPEFPSKLEWLNTAPLQFLRDLKGKVVLLDFWTYCCINCMHVLQDLDVLEKKYKDMAFVVVGVHSAKFDNEKDSEAIRNAVLRYGISHPVVNDGDMYLWRKLGINSWPTFAFVGPNGKLLAQLAGEGHKKVLVTAFNILFVHFIVIFLNNARKF; this is encoded by the exons atgatagGAGAAGCTAACTTTTTGGGAGGTGTTGCTTCAGTTAAGGGAATTAAAGGATTTGACACAGAAGCTGCAAAAACAAggttttttgaaatttatttggataag TATGCAAAACCAGATTCTGGAATAGGATTTCCAGGTGCTCTTGAACTCATTTCTCAG TGTAAAAGCAAAGGCCTTAAAGTGGCTGTTGCATCTAGTGCTGATCGTATAAAGGTTGATGCCAATCTAGCTGCTGCTGGTTTACCATTATCCAT GTTCGATGCAATTGTGTCTGCAGATGCTTTTGAGAATTTGAAACCTGCTCCTGATATTTTCTTAGCTGCATCAAGAATATTGAATGTGCCCCCCAATGAG TGTATTGTTATAGAAGATGCGCTAGCTGGATTGCAAGCTGCCAAAGCTGCACAAATGAG ATGCATAGCTGTAAGGACCACATTATCAGATGAGAATCTAGAACCAGCTGGCCCGACACTTATCCGAGATAACATAGGAAGTGTTTCGCTTGATGATATTCTCAGTGGTGGCTCTGTTGGATATA ATAAGAGGATGCAGGGCTCTGAAACACTAAATAATTTTGCAGAGTCTTCATCTACTGTGCTTGCTGGAGG GTTGCAGGGTTCTCGGCAAGATATACTGAGATTTGGAAGTCTGGGAATTGCTATCTCTTGCCTTTTCTTCACCATAAGCAACTGGAAG GCAATGCAATATGCTTCCCCTAAAGCAGTTTGGAATCAGTTTTTTGGTGTTACCCAGCCACCCTTGGAGCAGAAAGAAG ATAACTCAAGAGATGATAGGATCCAGCAATTTGAGAACTACATATCTGATCTGGAAAGCAG GGGAAATGCTCAGATTGTTCCAGAATTTCCGTCTAAACTAGAATGGCTGAATACGGCTCCACTTCAGTTTCTCAGG GATCTGAAAGGAAAAGTTGTACTGCTGGATTTCTGGACTTATTGTTGTATAAACTGTATGCATGTGTTGCAAGACCTAGATGTTTTGGAGAAAAAATACAAAGATATGGCG TTCGTTGTTGTGGGTGTTCATTCTGCAAAGTTTGATAATGAGAAAGATTCTGAAGCCATTCGCAATGCAGTTCTGCGCTATGGCATTTCTCACCCA GTTGTCAATGATGGAGACATGTATCTTTGGCGGAAGTTGGGTATAAACTCATGGCCAACATTTGCTTTTGTTGGCCCCAACGGTAAGCTTCTTGCACAACTTGCAGGAGAGGGTCATAAGAAGGTACTGGTGACGGCTTTTAATATCCTATTCGTGCATTTTATtgtgatatttttaaataatgctAGAAAATTCTAG
- the LOC114407540 gene encoding acyl-CoA-binding domain-containing protein 4-like isoform X2, giving the protein MSSSLPQVAKNKAMWLHPKVLGFNPPERWGHSACFSNGLMYVFGGCCGGLHFCDVLTLDLNKMVWSKLTTTGEKPGPRDSHSAVFVGHKMIVFGGTNGFKKMNHIHVLDLVTKEWVRPECKGTPPSPRESHTATLVGDERIVIFGGSGEGHANYLNDLHILDLRTMSWTSPELKGDFPVPRDSHSTLAIGNKLIVYGGDSGDQYHGNVHMLDMTTMTWSKLSIQGSPPGVRAGHAAVNIGTKVYIIGGVGDKRYYNDVWIFDICNFTWTQLDIDFHQPQGRFSHTAVAAGMDIAIYGGCGEDERPLNELLVLQLGAEHPNGRYYIPMCKPFGTYWNQEKKIIPGEADTHSKTLLVRNNVETFGQGAYEVASEKSPPYHFDSDTSRQKRGRIAAAKVWDVKSEQEENFLTLSLHSSPCQSDQEQTPSQKANTLFPSTCQHDNGSNYKRTFKTSQDLHFLRHQLKQEHCLNVHEGRKRAQLQGAEQKTMGQGSIQHLIGAEVGGRVDEPFDSVSLSPAAVNGRIFRGVIFSPGAGVVSKVANVKPNCSLTSSFPSSSQAFLNSNHVGNSRASQQAPIRLRAEPCHGSRQTPVALPFPIMRGTSNVVSKEHKINSDLQGGLVLTLGGPASAHPQVKH; this is encoded by the exons atgagtTCTTCGCTACCTCAAGTTGCCAAGAACAAAGCAATGTGGCTGCATCCTAAGGTTTTGGGTTTTAATCCTCCTGAAAGATGGGGCCACTCTGCTTGCTTCTCCAACGGGCTTATGTATGTCTTTGGG GGTTGCTGTGGGGGACTGCATTTTTGCGATGTTCTCACATTGGACCTTAACAAAATGGTTTGGAGCAAGCTTACTACCACAGGTGAAAAGCCAGGGCCAAGAGATAGCCATAGTGCTGTTTTTGTGGGGCATAAAATGATAGTGTTTGGTGGCACAAATGGCTTCAAGAAGATGAATCACATTCATGTACTTGATCTCGTTACCAAAGAGTGGGTTCGACCTGAGTGTAAAGGGACTCCTCCTTCTCCACGTGAAAGCCATACTGCCacacttgttggtgatgaaagAATAGTGATATTTGGTGGTAGTGGAGAAGGTCATGCTAACTATTTAAACGATTTGCATATTCTTGATCTTCGAACCATGAGTTGGACTTCCCCTGAGTTGAAAGGTGATTTTCCTGTCCCTAGGGACAGTCATAGTACCCTTGCAATTGGGAACAAGCTTATTGTGTATGGTGGAGACTCCGGTGATCAGTATCATGGCAACGTTCATATGCTTGATATGACAACAATGACTTGGTCTAAA TTGTCTATTCAAGGTTCTCCACCAGGAGTCAGGGCAGGTCATGCTGCAGTGAACATTGGAACAAAG GTCTATATCATTGGAGGAGTTGGAGATAAACGTTACTATAATGACGTTTGGATCTTTGATATCTGCAATTTTACATGGACTCAACTTGATATAGATTTTCACCAGCCACAAGGGCGATTTTCTCATACAGCTGTTGCTGCTGGCATGGATATTGCAATATATGGCGG GTGTGGTGAAGATGAACGTCCTCTCAATGAATTGTTAGTGTTGCAGCTTGGAGCAGAGCATCCAAATGGACGTTACTACATTCCCATGTGCAAACCTTTTGGAACTTATTggaatcaagaaaagaagatTATCCCAGGAGAAGCAGATACTCACTCG AAAACTTTACTCGTGAGGAATAATGTGGAAACTTTTGGACAAGGAGCTTATGAGGTTGCATCAGAAAAATCGCCACCTTATCACTTTGATTCAG ATACTTCACGACAGAAGAGGGGGAGAATTGCTGCTGCAAAGGTGTGGGATGTTAAATCAGAGCAAGAAGAAAACTTTCTTACATTGTCCCTTCATTCGTCTCCATGTCAATCCGATCAAGAACAGACACCAAGTCAAAAAGCAAATACATTATTTCCATCTACTTGCCAACACGACAATGGCTCAAATTATAAGAGAACTTTTAAAACTTCACAAGATCTTCATTTCCTACGACATCAACTAAAACAGGAACATTGCCTTAATGTTCATGAGGGTAGAAAAAGAGCTCAACTTCAGGGTGCAGAGCAGAAAACCATGGGGCAAGGATCCATTCAACACCTG ATTGGTGCTGAAGTTGGGGGGAGAGTTGATGAACCCTTTGACTCAGTTTCCCTCTCTCCTGCAGCTGTGAATGGAAGGATTTTCAGGGGAGTCATATTTTCACCC GGAGCAGGAGTTGTCTCAAAAGTGGCCAATGTCAAACCAAATTGTTCTCTAACAAgttcttttccttcttcctctcaAGCATTTTTGAACTCTAATCATGTGGGTAATTCAAGGGCTTCCCAACAAGCACCTATTCGTTTGCGTGCAGAGCCATGTCATGGTTCACGGCAAACCCCAGTGGCATTACCATTTCCAATCATGCGAGGCACTTCAAATGTTGTTTCCAAAGAGCATAAAATCAATAGTGACCTTCAAGGGGGGTTGGTTTTAACACTTGGAGGACCTGCTAGTGCACATCCTCAGGTAAAGCATTGA
- the LOC114407540 gene encoding acyl-CoA-binding domain-containing protein 4-like isoform X1, producing MSSSLPQVAKNKAMWLHPKVLGFNPPERWGHSACFSNGLMYVFGGCCGGLHFCDVLTLDLNKMVWSKLTTTGEKPGPRDSHSAVFVGHKMIVFGGTNGFKKMNHIHVLDLVTKEWVRPECKGTPPSPRESHTATLVGDERIVIFGGSGEGHANYLNDLHILDLRTMSWTSPELKGDFPVPRDSHSTLAIGNKLIVYGGDSGDQYHGNVHMLDMTTMTWSKLSIQGSPPGVRAGHAAVNIGTKVYIIGGVGDKRYYNDVWIFDICNFTWTQLDIDFHQPQGRFSHTAVAAGMDIAIYGGCGEDERPLNELLVLQLGAEHPNGRYYIPMCKPFGTYWNQEKKIIPGEADTHSQKTLLVRNNVETFGQGAYEVASEKSPPYHFDSDTSRQKRGRIAAAKVWDVKSEQEENFLTLSLHSSPCQSDQEQTPSQKANTLFPSTCQHDNGSNYKRTFKTSQDLHFLRHQLKQEHCLNVHEGRKRAQLQGAEQKTMGQGSIQHLIGAEVGGRVDEPFDSVSLSPAAVNGRIFRGVIFSPGAGVVSKVANVKPNCSLTSSFPSSSQAFLNSNHVGNSRASQQAPIRLRAEPCHGSRQTPVALPFPIMRGTSNVVSKEHKINSDLQGGLVLTLGGPASAHPQVKH from the exons atgagtTCTTCGCTACCTCAAGTTGCCAAGAACAAAGCAATGTGGCTGCATCCTAAGGTTTTGGGTTTTAATCCTCCTGAAAGATGGGGCCACTCTGCTTGCTTCTCCAACGGGCTTATGTATGTCTTTGGG GGTTGCTGTGGGGGACTGCATTTTTGCGATGTTCTCACATTGGACCTTAACAAAATGGTTTGGAGCAAGCTTACTACCACAGGTGAAAAGCCAGGGCCAAGAGATAGCCATAGTGCTGTTTTTGTGGGGCATAAAATGATAGTGTTTGGTGGCACAAATGGCTTCAAGAAGATGAATCACATTCATGTACTTGATCTCGTTACCAAAGAGTGGGTTCGACCTGAGTGTAAAGGGACTCCTCCTTCTCCACGTGAAAGCCATACTGCCacacttgttggtgatgaaagAATAGTGATATTTGGTGGTAGTGGAGAAGGTCATGCTAACTATTTAAACGATTTGCATATTCTTGATCTTCGAACCATGAGTTGGACTTCCCCTGAGTTGAAAGGTGATTTTCCTGTCCCTAGGGACAGTCATAGTACCCTTGCAATTGGGAACAAGCTTATTGTGTATGGTGGAGACTCCGGTGATCAGTATCATGGCAACGTTCATATGCTTGATATGACAACAATGACTTGGTCTAAA TTGTCTATTCAAGGTTCTCCACCAGGAGTCAGGGCAGGTCATGCTGCAGTGAACATTGGAACAAAG GTCTATATCATTGGAGGAGTTGGAGATAAACGTTACTATAATGACGTTTGGATCTTTGATATCTGCAATTTTACATGGACTCAACTTGATATAGATTTTCACCAGCCACAAGGGCGATTTTCTCATACAGCTGTTGCTGCTGGCATGGATATTGCAATATATGGCGG GTGTGGTGAAGATGAACGTCCTCTCAATGAATTGTTAGTGTTGCAGCTTGGAGCAGAGCATCCAAATGGACGTTACTACATTCCCATGTGCAAACCTTTTGGAACTTATTggaatcaagaaaagaagatTATCCCAGGAGAAGCAGATACTCACTCG CAGAAAACTTTACTCGTGAGGAATAATGTGGAAACTTTTGGACAAGGAGCTTATGAGGTTGCATCAGAAAAATCGCCACCTTATCACTTTGATTCAG ATACTTCACGACAGAAGAGGGGGAGAATTGCTGCTGCAAAGGTGTGGGATGTTAAATCAGAGCAAGAAGAAAACTTTCTTACATTGTCCCTTCATTCGTCTCCATGTCAATCCGATCAAGAACAGACACCAAGTCAAAAAGCAAATACATTATTTCCATCTACTTGCCAACACGACAATGGCTCAAATTATAAGAGAACTTTTAAAACTTCACAAGATCTTCATTTCCTACGACATCAACTAAAACAGGAACATTGCCTTAATGTTCATGAGGGTAGAAAAAGAGCTCAACTTCAGGGTGCAGAGCAGAAAACCATGGGGCAAGGATCCATTCAACACCTG ATTGGTGCTGAAGTTGGGGGGAGAGTTGATGAACCCTTTGACTCAGTTTCCCTCTCTCCTGCAGCTGTGAATGGAAGGATTTTCAGGGGAGTCATATTTTCACCC GGAGCAGGAGTTGTCTCAAAAGTGGCCAATGTCAAACCAAATTGTTCTCTAACAAgttcttttccttcttcctctcaAGCATTTTTGAACTCTAATCATGTGGGTAATTCAAGGGCTTCCCAACAAGCACCTATTCGTTTGCGTGCAGAGCCATGTCATGGTTCACGGCAAACCCCAGTGGCATTACCATTTCCAATCATGCGAGGCACTTCAAATGTTGTTTCCAAAGAGCATAAAATCAATAGTGACCTTCAAGGGGGGTTGGTTTTAACACTTGGAGGACCTGCTAGTGCACATCCTCAGGTAAAGCATTGA
- the LOC114407540 gene encoding rab9 effector protein with kelch motifs-like isoform X3 — translation MSSSLPQVAKNKAMWLHPKVLGFNPPERWGHSACFSNGLMYVFGGCCGGLHFCDVLTLDLNKMVWSKLTTTGEKPGPRDSHSAVFVGHKMIVFGGTNGFKKMNHIHVLDLVTKEWVRPECKGTPPSPRESHTATLVGDERIVIFGGSGEGHANYLNDLHILDLRTMSWTSPELKGDFPVPRDSHSTLAIGNKLIVYGGDSGDQYHGNVHMLDMTTMTWSKLSIQGSPPGVRAGHAAVNIGTKVYIIGGVGDKRYYNDVWIFDICNFTWTQLDIDFHQPQGRFSHTAVAAGMDIAIYGGCGEDERPLNELLVLQLGAEHPNGRYYIPMCKPFGTYWNQEKKIIPGEADTHSQKTLLVRNNVETFGQGAYEVASEKSPPYHFDSDTSRQKRGRIAAAKVWDVKSEQEENFLTLSLHSSPCQSDQEQTPSQKANTLFPSTCQHDNGSNYKRTFKTSQDLHFLRHQLKQEHCLNVHEGRKRAQLQGAEQKTMGQGSIQHLL, via the exons atgagtTCTTCGCTACCTCAAGTTGCCAAGAACAAAGCAATGTGGCTGCATCCTAAGGTTTTGGGTTTTAATCCTCCTGAAAGATGGGGCCACTCTGCTTGCTTCTCCAACGGGCTTATGTATGTCTTTGGG GGTTGCTGTGGGGGACTGCATTTTTGCGATGTTCTCACATTGGACCTTAACAAAATGGTTTGGAGCAAGCTTACTACCACAGGTGAAAAGCCAGGGCCAAGAGATAGCCATAGTGCTGTTTTTGTGGGGCATAAAATGATAGTGTTTGGTGGCACAAATGGCTTCAAGAAGATGAATCACATTCATGTACTTGATCTCGTTACCAAAGAGTGGGTTCGACCTGAGTGTAAAGGGACTCCTCCTTCTCCACGTGAAAGCCATACTGCCacacttgttggtgatgaaagAATAGTGATATTTGGTGGTAGTGGAGAAGGTCATGCTAACTATTTAAACGATTTGCATATTCTTGATCTTCGAACCATGAGTTGGACTTCCCCTGAGTTGAAAGGTGATTTTCCTGTCCCTAGGGACAGTCATAGTACCCTTGCAATTGGGAACAAGCTTATTGTGTATGGTGGAGACTCCGGTGATCAGTATCATGGCAACGTTCATATGCTTGATATGACAACAATGACTTGGTCTAAA TTGTCTATTCAAGGTTCTCCACCAGGAGTCAGGGCAGGTCATGCTGCAGTGAACATTGGAACAAAG GTCTATATCATTGGAGGAGTTGGAGATAAACGTTACTATAATGACGTTTGGATCTTTGATATCTGCAATTTTACATGGACTCAACTTGATATAGATTTTCACCAGCCACAAGGGCGATTTTCTCATACAGCTGTTGCTGCTGGCATGGATATTGCAATATATGGCGG GTGTGGTGAAGATGAACGTCCTCTCAATGAATTGTTAGTGTTGCAGCTTGGAGCAGAGCATCCAAATGGACGTTACTACATTCCCATGTGCAAACCTTTTGGAACTTATTggaatcaagaaaagaagatTATCCCAGGAGAAGCAGATACTCACTCG CAGAAAACTTTACTCGTGAGGAATAATGTGGAAACTTTTGGACAAGGAGCTTATGAGGTTGCATCAGAAAAATCGCCACCTTATCACTTTGATTCAG ATACTTCACGACAGAAGAGGGGGAGAATTGCTGCTGCAAAGGTGTGGGATGTTAAATCAGAGCAAGAAGAAAACTTTCTTACATTGTCCCTTCATTCGTCTCCATGTCAATCCGATCAAGAACAGACACCAAGTCAAAAAGCAAATACATTATTTCCATCTACTTGCCAACACGACAATGGCTCAAATTATAAGAGAACTTTTAAAACTTCACAAGATCTTCATTTCCTACGACATCAACTAAAACAGGAACATTGCCTTAATGTTCATGAGGGTAGAAAAAGAGCTCAACTTCAGGGTGCAGAGCAGAAAACCATGGGGCAAGGATCCATTCAACACCTG CTGTGA